TTTGGGGTCTTGGGAGGCTGAGAGCATGTGAGTCAGGGGACAGAATGTAGAGGATGTAATGGAGAGTTGTCTTTCTTTTACTCCAATAGAGAAATATGATAAGATTTAAATTAATCCAAGCTTTACGCAGCATAAAATTCAAGGTGTCAATCTCAAGAATCACAGGAAGCAAAAGGGGGGAAATCTGTAGCAAATACGGTTTTGGTGGCCCGGTGTGCAGGCAAAATCTGGAGCATAAGTTGGGGATCAAGTCTGTAAATTGCAACCAGTAGACTACAGTGAGGTCTTCTGCCTGCAAACTTCTCCTGGTCCTGGACTCTTCAATGTGCATGTATAGAATTTTTCTCCGATGGTGCGGTTTCCGAAAACAGCAAACAATGCATCGGCTCAATCGGTTTCTTCAATGTGTAACCGAGACATTGCTTTGGCTTAGCGTAAGTTGTTTGTTTGCCGTAGGATTGGCGGTGGTGTCAGGCTCGACAGTATCAGATTCTCTGCGTAGTCAAAAAGCTAGTCAGCACTTTAGTTAACTAGCATTTCAGTTCAGATCGTGGCAATAAAAAGTACTTATTGCCAAAAAATAAACGATTGTTACAATAAAATTGATGTATTACCATAATTTATTTTCCGTTGCAATAGATCAAAATCCTTTTATTGTAACAtggtattgatggtagaaagaTTAGAAACAAAGTATTATAAACCGTAAATAAGAACGTGATTTTGGGCACATACTCATAAATTGGCCGGATGTGAGCGAGCATCTTCTTGTTCTCCTCTGATTCACACCACTTTTTCAATTCTGGACACCCCAGAATACGCAGATTCTTGAGGTTGGTGAGCTTGCCTATGCTCTCTGGCAAAGATTTAATGCCATGGCACCAATTGATCTCGAGTTCCCGGAGAGAGGTGACGTCACCCAAGTGTTCTGGCAGGGCGGTTATACCGTCGCACCGAGAGAAACGCAGTGACTGGAGGCCAGGGAGGCGATGAAGCAAACTCGATGTCAACCAGGCTGGGAGGCATTCTTCTCTATAGCCATGTAGCACAAAGTGCTGCAAACTTTGTGGTGGCGCTAGTGCCTCTAACAAAGCTTTGCCGTTCACAGATGATTCATGGGAGCCCTCGGTCCAAGCAAGAGTCAGCTTTTGAAGCGTTTGTTTCTCGCTCAACATTATCCTCTTTGCTTCCTCCACGGACTTCACCTTCTCAAGACAGCTTATCTCCAGCTCTTTGAAGCTAAATACATCCTCCAGCTGAACAAGGTTGCTGCTGCTATCTTCTACATCATCAGCCCGAACCTCAAAGTGCATTACCAATTCTGGACACTCCGAAATAAACAGAAGCTTGAGGTTGGTAAGCTTGCCTATGCTCTCTGGCAAAGATTTAATGACATGGCATTGATAAATCTCGAGTGCCCGAAGAGAGGTGAGGTCACCCAAGCATTCTGGTAGGGTGGTTATACCGTCGCACCGAGAGAAACGCAGTGACTGGAGGGAGGATAGGACCTGGAAAATCTCTGGTGAGCCGGTCAGATCATTGGAATCCCTGATTTCTAAACGACGGAGGCCAGGGAGGTGATGAAGCAAACTCCAGTGACTCAGAGGCACCTTGCATTTTTCGACCACCAGATGAGTTACTCGGGCAGAGGTAGTGGAAGTAGAACTAGAAGAGGCCTCCACACCTTGtgcttcccctctctctcttttgggCAATGAAGACATCAGTTGGTCGCAAGCTGATATATACAGCCTCTTGGCTTCAGGTGGGCAAGGTCCAAACTTCACGTTGGGGCAACTCTGTATCACCAATAATTCATCGATGGTGGGGAACAAGAACTCTTTATCTCCACTGCGGTATATGGTGCTGAACACTTGCAGATTTGCCAAATCATCGAGGATAAACTGCAGAAGTAGAGGGACCGCTGCTTTGTTTTTGCCACTCAATTCACCGGCGTCGATTCTTGTGATGCTAGCCATCCTTCTGAGAACCACCACCTTCAGGTTTTGTAACAAAAAGAGTGGTGGTAGGGCGCTGCACCTCGGAATGTCCTCCATGGTAACCTCTACAAGATTAGGGAGGTAAGAACATATGCTCGATGTCAACCAGGCTGGGAGGCATTCTTCTCTATAGCCACGTAGCCCAAAGCGCTGCAAATTTTGTGGTGGCGCTAGTGCCTCTAACAAAACATTGTCGTCCACAGATAATCCATGGGAGCCCTCGGTCCAAGCAAGAGTCAGCTTTTCAAGCTTTTGTTTCTCGTTCAATCTTATCCTCTCTGCTTCCTCCACGGACTTCACCTTCTCAAGACAGCTTATCCCCAGCTCTTTGCAGCTTACTACATCCTCCAGCCGTAAAAGGTTGCTGCTGCTATCTGCTACATCATCAGCCCGGACCACAAGCTTGTACTTTTCCAGAAACCGGCAGTTCCTTACAACTAAAACCTTCAAATTGTTCATTTCACTTATCCGTTTGTGTACCCTCTTTAGCCTAGCGCAGCCTGAGAGGTCCAGTGTATGTAGATGAGAGAGGTTACCTAGACTTTCAGGTAGATCGGAAAGAAATATGTTTTGAGATAGGTCCAGATGCTCCAGACTACTAAGTCGACTGATCCTTCCAATGTATTCGATCCCCTCGTTTTCTGGCAGATAGCAAAGAATTGGATTGAGGCACATTGATAAGTTTAAATACCGAAGGTTGGTGAGCTTGCCCCAAACGTCTTCTAGACATTTGAGATGGAACCTGTGTTCAAAAAGATAACAGCAGGGGTGTGACAGGTTCAGATGCTGGAGATTGGTAAGTCCACCAAGAGCACTCTGGATACCTTGGAGACAAGAGCAGCCTGATAAATCCAGATATTCCAATTTTTCTAGCATGCCAAACGATTCTGGAAGCTTGACTAATCCAGAGCATCCTGATAAATCCAGATACTCTAATCTGTATAGAATCCCAAATAATTCTGGAAGCTCGACTAGTCCAGAGCAGCCGGATAAATTAAGATACCTCAACTGCGTCAACCGACAAATAGAACCAGGCAGCTTCTTCATGGAGGGGT
This genomic window from Phragmites australis chromosome 7, lpPhrAust1.1, whole genome shotgun sequence contains:
- the LOC133923797 gene encoding putative disease resistance protein RGA1, encoding MEGDDFLKLAREKLVSAVAGDAAATMLSELTSELQKMSRILEGSLEAVDRRLLQTTSQEICDIVDELQANKGPPISETTMINIANRMENMRDMLEKIDWQFYGSLSDNKGGAPRYKSELEHRLKRTGRISVSELPRGLKKIGRISVDLRRIIDLLFLSSASNTRQQEYPVILPIFGPAGSGKTTLAKLVFSHTRFEDYDKRWVDITNNGLSLDQLPRGGNKAALVVLDDLWDGDGSGLLDVKRVLVSALGKNGIVIVTTRSLGVAMKICTMKPYELRAAAGDTDSTLDSVGEFLKESYEQMPSNLRLCFSYCGIVPVGHSIVKDDIIHQWIALDLIEQSDSSFSARQQLGEEYIRMLLDISFLQPAATKSALTSEREYKGATSFTMHDFVHARARSVSGDDVIVLDGRNWKPSEKKNCKYALLTNFGVRPMKLSNILAKNVMALLLLGCSKLVLSDDSFSFAEGLRVLHIRDPSMKKLPGSICRLTQLRYLNLSGCSGLVELPELFGILYRLEYLDLSGCSGLVKLPESFGMLEKLEYLDLSGCSCLQGIQSALGGLTNLQHLNLSHPCCYLFEHRFHLKCLEDVWGKLTNLRYLNLSMCLNPILCYLPENEGIEYIGRISRLSSLEHLDLSQNIFLSDLPESLGNLSHLHTLDLSGCARLKRVHKRISEMNNLKVLVVRNCRFLEKYKLVVRADDVADSSSNLLRLEDVVSCKELGISCLEKVKSVEEAERIRLNEKQKLEKLTLAWTEGSHGLSVDDNVLLEALAPPQNLQRFGLRGYREECLPAWLTSSICSYLPNLVEVTMEDIPRCSALPPLFLLQNLKVVVLRRMASITRIDAGELSGKNKAAVPLLLQFILDDLANLQVFSTIYRSGDKEFLFPTIDELLVIQSCPNVKFGPCPPEAKRLYISACDQLMSSLPKRERGEAQGVEASSSSTSTTSARVTHLVVEKCKVPLSHWSLLHHLPGLRRLEIRDSNDLTGSPEIFQVLSSLQSLRFSRCDGITTLPECLGDLTSLRALEIYQCHVIKSLPESIGKLTNLKLLFISECPELVMHFEVRADDVEDSSSNLVQLEDVFSFKELEISCLEKVKSVEEAKRIMLSEKQTLQKLTLAWTEGSHESSVNGKALLEALAPPQSLQHFVLHGYREECLPAWLTSSLLHRLPGLQSLRFSRCDGITALPEHLGDVTSLRELEINWCHGIKSLPESIGKLTNLKNLRILGCPELKKWCESEENKKMLAHIRPIYEESDTVEPDTTANPTANKQLTLSQSNVSVTH